Within the Solibacillus silvestris genome, the region ATTGATTCATCATGATGTTTTGTAAAGATATGTTCGAGACTGTATAAGTAGTAGTAGATCATCTTATTCTCACTGTTTCCATATGTTAAGCAAAGCTTTTCATAATCATCCATGACCGCGTGAAAATTTCGATAGCTGCCTATTTCAAAATATGCTGAGGCCAAATATTCATAACATAGAAGAGCTTCATCATATCTCTTTTCTTCGAGAGTAGTCGGCAATGTAATTGTGCTAAACTGAATCACTTCCATATATTTCAGCTCTATAAATGAATTACGTAAATGTTCGATTTGGTTTAAAATTTTCATGATACTCGCCCACCCCAATCATTTATCAATCCAAATACAGCTTCATAAATTTCACTTGCCTCATCAATTGCTTGTTCAAATATAAGTTTGAGTGGCTGTTCATGTTCCTCCATAATTTCCTGCAATTCTTTTACTACCGTACTTTGCAATAACGCCAGTTGTTTCGGGTAATTTTCAACTTCTATATATTTCGAATCATAGTAAGGTCGTAAACTTTTATCTTTGAATTCTCTAAGGGCTAGAAAGTTTATCGCAATTTCTTCATTTTTCTTCATTTTCTCTAAAACAAACTGATCGAGTTTCAAATAAATATATATCGCACAGATAAATGCCAGTTTATCGTTCTCATATAACGCAAGCTGAATATAACGTTTTATTTGAAAGTTTTTAATTCTATCTAGTAAATAATTCCGCATTGGATAAATCATAATGTTTTCGGGATGAGCAATACGGTCAGCCTCTTCTGTATTCAGTAAATACCAAATATCAAATATTATGATAGAACGCTGGTATGAATCCTCACTGAAAGGTAGTATTAACGTGAACAAGTCAAGTTCATCTATCAATTGTTGAAATTGGCACATTTTTTCATCAGAAATTAAAAACATGCAATCTGCTACATCTATTTTAGCGTCCATGTAAAATATCCCACCTCAAATAACTGTCAGTTTCATCCATCATATCATAAACTTATAGCTGTGAAGTATTTCATTTCGTTATCATTTTATTAAAAAAAGTGATGTGCTGGAAACTTCTTTTCCAGCACATCACTTTTCATCTTTTCGGGAGAAAATGTTTAGTTCGAACGTTGGCAAATCATATCATATAAATACTTAGCTTGTTCAAATTCAGGCTGCAATGTAAAAGCCTGTTTCAAATGATACTTTGCTTTATCGGTATCTGTTGTAGCTACCGCGTATAATACACCTAAATTATAATGCGCATCTGCATTATTCCAGTCTTCTTCAATAACAAATTCCAGCTCCGGCTTCGCAAAATCGAACATTTCCAAAGAGCAGAGCAAAATTCCGTATGCTAAACGAATTTGCAGATCTTTTGGCGCAAGCTCTGCCGCACGCTGCATAAATGGCAGGGCCAACTTGAATTGCTGTTCCCGCTCAAAAGATTTAGCCAGCATATAATAGGCATCTGCCCCTTCGATTCCGTAATCGATCGATTTTTGATATAGTTTTGCTGCTTCTGTATAGCGCTCAGCTTCGTAGTATAAATTTGCCAATCCGTAATACGCTGTAGCAGCTTTTTCGTCTACTGTAATCGCCTTTTGGAAAAAACGTTCAGCACGTTCAATATCCCCCATTGCCGCAAGCAATGTACCGAAGTTCACATAGCCAATCGCATCGTTCGGCTGTGCTTCAATTGCCTGTGTAAAAGCTTGTGCAGCTTCTTCATAACGCTTTTCCTGGAATGCTTTAATCCCGATTTCATTATAGTTTGTATCCATTATGTCACCTCTATAAATATGTATAGACGCTCATTTTTAATGAACGTCTATCGTCTA harbors:
- a CDS encoding ATPase translates to MDAKIDVADCMFLISDEKMCQFQQLIDELDLFTLILPFSEDSYQRSIIIFDIWYLLNTEEADRIAHPENIMIYPMRNYLLDRIKNFQIKRYIQLALYENDKLAFICAIYIYLKLDQFVLEKMKKNEEIAINFLALREFKDKSLRPYYDSKYIEVENYPKQLALLQSTVVKELQEIMEEHEQPLKLIFEQAIDEASEIYEAVFGLINDWGGRVS